The Streptomyces sp. NBC_00224 genome has a window encoding:
- a CDS encoding PEP/pyruvate-binding domain-containing protein yields MTSLDERGRRHGEGPGEEQPGLHTGAAVALDQPAAQLPLSAGSKAANLARAAAAGLPVLPGFVIPHGGGDDAEALRHAWRELSHDGAVPLVVRSSSPQEDTEESSLAGQFASVLDVRDWPAFRTAVRTVLDSADRPDGTRAPMAVLVQPMLNARVGGVLFGADPVEGRLDRMLVSAVRGGPDTLVSGEQDGTGYHLARSGRRLRPTPPHTTGGQLLTRTELYRLARLARQVERIFGGPQDMEFGFDGTGRLWLFQARPITAMTARPARGARLLGPGPVAETLPGTLQPLEEDLWVAPMARGLCSALDIGGSAPRRLLRTHPVVTTVAGRAAADLRLLGIAPPRHRLLARVNPLPGARRLAAAWRTGRLTRALPDLALDLTADIDRRLAETPAPAELSRADLADLLRWTRAALAALHAQEALAGALLRESSTRTAASAALAALAECRSQGLTDAEIVAGAPVVLALTPPNLTGPLRLPPTGQDGHKQAGGTATDTSHLALPTRESLRLRIRWIHQLQVHLVHDTARRITLSHRAVALLRWHELLSTLDGAPLPADVAQRLPRPDNPPLPDTFRLADDSVVVAERPRKGAAPAQGVSGGRATGIAWDGRGERPEDAVLVVRTLDPTLAPLLPHVTALVAQTGSPLSHLAVLAREFKVPAVVGAADAVRRFTPGTRLAVDGTSGDIRLEDTRTREAADR; encoded by the coding sequence ATGACGAGCCTCGATGAACGCGGCCGGAGACACGGCGAGGGACCCGGCGAGGAACAACCCGGCCTCCACACCGGTGCGGCCGTCGCGCTGGACCAACCCGCCGCCCAACTGCCGCTGTCCGCGGGCTCCAAAGCCGCCAACCTGGCTCGCGCGGCAGCCGCCGGACTGCCGGTCCTGCCCGGATTCGTCATCCCGCACGGCGGCGGTGACGACGCCGAGGCCCTGCGGCACGCCTGGCGAGAGCTCTCCCACGACGGCGCGGTCCCTCTGGTCGTACGCTCCTCGTCCCCGCAGGAAGACACCGAGGAGTCGTCCCTGGCGGGGCAGTTCGCCTCCGTGCTCGACGTCCGCGACTGGCCCGCCTTCCGCACGGCGGTGCGTACGGTCCTCGACTCCGCGGACCGGCCCGACGGCACCCGGGCCCCCATGGCCGTCCTCGTCCAGCCCATGCTGAACGCGCGGGTGGGCGGTGTGCTCTTCGGCGCCGACCCCGTCGAAGGCCGTCTGGACCGGATGCTGGTGAGCGCGGTGCGCGGCGGGCCCGACACCCTGGTCAGCGGTGAACAGGACGGAACCGGTTACCACTTGGCACGCTCCGGCCGGCGGCTGCGCCCCACACCCCCGCACACCACCGGCGGGCAACTGCTGACCCGTACCGAGCTGTACCGCCTCGCCCGCCTGGCCCGGCAGGTGGAAAGGATCTTCGGCGGACCGCAGGACATGGAGTTCGGCTTCGACGGGACGGGACGTCTGTGGCTGTTCCAGGCCCGTCCCATCACGGCCATGACCGCGCGGCCCGCACGCGGCGCACGGCTGCTCGGCCCCGGCCCCGTCGCCGAAACCCTCCCCGGCACACTGCAACCGCTGGAGGAGGACCTGTGGGTGGCGCCGATGGCCCGGGGGCTCTGCTCCGCGCTCGACATCGGCGGCAGCGCACCGCGCCGTCTGCTGCGCACCCACCCCGTGGTCACCACGGTCGCCGGACGCGCCGCCGCGGACCTGCGTCTGTTGGGCATCGCACCGCCCCGCCACCGTCTGCTGGCCAGGGTCAATCCGCTGCCGGGCGCCCGCCGTCTGGCGGCCGCCTGGCGTACCGGACGACTGACCCGCGCCCTGCCCGACCTCGCCCTCGACCTCACGGCCGACATCGACCGCCGGTTGGCAGAAACTCCGGCACCGGCCGAGCTCTCGCGCGCCGACCTGGCCGATCTGCTGCGCTGGACCCGCGCCGCCCTGGCAGCCCTGCACGCGCAGGAGGCGCTGGCGGGCGCGTTACTGCGTGAGAGCAGCACCCGTACGGCCGCGAGCGCGGCGCTCGCCGCACTGGCCGAATGCCGAAGCCAGGGGCTCACGGACGCCGAGATCGTGGCGGGCGCACCGGTGGTCCTGGCACTCACCCCGCCGAACCTCACCGGCCCACTGCGGCTGCCGCCGACCGGACAGGACGGTCACAAGCAAGCGGGCGGCACGGCGACGGATACGAGTCACCTCGCCCTGCCGACCCGCGAGTCACTGCGGCTGCGCATCCGCTGGATCCACCAGTTACAGGTGCACCTCGTCCACGACACCGCACGCCGTATCACCCTGTCGCACCGCGCCGTCGCGCTGTTGCGCTGGCACGAATTGCTGAGCACGCTGGACGGCGCCCCTCTCCCGGCCGACGTCGCACAGCGGCTCCCCCGCCCCGACAACCCGCCGCTGCCCGACACCTTCCGTCTGGCGGACGACTCGGTGGTCGTCGCCGAACGCCCGCGCAAGGGCGCCGCCCCGGCCCAGGGCGTCTCCGGCGGCCGCGCCACCGGAATCGCCTGGGACGGCCGAGGCGAACGTCCCGAGGACGCCGTACTGGTCGTACGCACCCTCGATCCGACCCTCGCTCCGCTGCTGCCGCACGTGACCGCTCTGGTCGCACAGACCGGCAGTCCGCTGTCCCATCTGGCCGTCCTGGCCCGGGAGTTCAAGGTGCCGGCGGTGGTCGGCGCCGCCGACGCCGTGCGGCGCTTCACTCCGGGGACCCGTCTGGCCGTCGACGGCACGAGTGGCGACATACGTCTGGAAGACACCCGTACGCGAGAGGCGGCCGACCGGTGA
- a CDS encoding DUF2243 domain-containing protein, translated as MATTSTPRRRPPPDYGTVRPRRSMWSGVLIGVGIAAFVDETVFHQLLHWHHFYDKSTPGVGLVSDGLFHAFGWFAVVIGLVLVADLRRRGALTGRGLTGGILLGAGFFQLYDGTIQHKLLKLHQIRYHVDLVPYDWTWNVLAVIFLILGAMMVRRSSTRQTHGVEAAVGREPG; from the coding sequence GTGGCCACCACTTCGACACCTCGTCGCCGACCGCCCCCGGATTACGGGACGGTCCGCCCCCGGCGCTCCATGTGGTCGGGGGTGCTCATCGGGGTCGGGATCGCCGCGTTCGTCGACGAGACGGTGTTCCATCAGCTCCTGCACTGGCACCACTTCTACGACAAGTCCACCCCGGGCGTGGGCCTGGTCTCCGACGGCCTCTTCCATGCCTTCGGCTGGTTCGCCGTGGTCATCGGCCTGGTGCTGGTGGCGGACCTGCGCCGGCGCGGCGCGCTGACCGGCCGGGGCCTGACCGGCGGAATCCTGCTGGGCGCGGGGTTCTTCCAGCTCTACGACGGAACGATCCAGCACAAGCTCCTCAAGCTGCACCAGATCCGCTATCACGTCGACCTGGTCCCCTACGACTGGACGTGGAACGTGCTGGCGGTGATCTTCCTGATCCTCGGCGCGATGATGGTGAGGCGCTCCAGCACTCGCCAAACGCACGGGGTCGAAGCGGCGGTGGGCCGGGAGCCCGGCTGA
- a CDS encoding cytochrome c oxidase assembly protein: protein MAPMTHPMPMPMPSGQGMGTPAGLAAVLALSAGVAYLLAARRLRCRGDAWPRLRDASFTAGQAGLVAVALAPMPGGEFTAHMVRHLVIGMAAPLLLVLGRPVTLVLRALPAGPARRGLRAAVRSRPVGLLVLPPVAAVLDVGGLWLLYRTRLFAHLHDQPWLHAAVYTHVLAAGLLFSFAICQLDPVRHRYGLPLRAATLVAAATAHSVLAKTLYSTSPPGTAFTGHDLARAAEAMYYGGDLVELALAAALARQWYTVTGRRLSPAHRGLQAG from the coding sequence ATGGCGCCCATGACCCACCCCATGCCGATGCCCATGCCCTCGGGACAGGGCATGGGCACACCGGCGGGTCTGGCCGCCGTTCTCGCCCTGAGCGCGGGAGTGGCCTACCTCCTGGCAGCGCGGCGGCTGCGGTGCCGGGGGGACGCGTGGCCACGATTACGGGACGCCTCCTTCACAGCCGGCCAGGCGGGCCTGGTCGCGGTGGCCCTTGCGCCGATGCCGGGCGGGGAGTTCACCGCTCACATGGTCCGGCACCTGGTCATCGGCATGGCGGCCCCGCTGCTGCTGGTGCTGGGCCGCCCCGTGACCCTCGTCCTGCGCGCCCTTCCGGCGGGCCCTGCCCGACGCGGCCTGCGGGCCGCGGTCCGTTCCCGCCCGGTCGGCCTGCTGGTCCTTCCGCCGGTGGCCGCGGTGCTCGACGTGGGCGGTCTGTGGCTGTTGTATCGCACCCGGCTGTTCGCCCACCTCCACGACCAACCTTGGCTGCACGCCGCCGTGTACACCCACGTTCTGGCCGCCGGTCTGCTGTTCAGCTTCGCCATCTGCCAACTCGACCCCGTACGCCACCGCTACGGCCTGCCGCTGCGCGCCGCCACCCTGGTCGCCGCCGCCACCGCCCACTCAGTACTGGCCAAGACCCTCTACAGCACCTCCCCGCCCGGCACGGCTTTCACCGGCCACGACCTGGCCCGCGCCGCGGAGGCGATGTACTACGGCGGCGACCTGGTGGAGCTCGCCCTGGCCGCCGCCCTGGCCCGGCAGTGGTACACCGTCACGGGCCGCCGCCTCTCCCCCGCCCACCGCGGCCTCCAGGCAGGCTGA
- a CDS encoding ETX/MTX2 family pore-forming toxin → MPQIPGVSRRRLLALAPAAGVAATIPITLAAATPAQAAPPKKGASRSLQEITDAWGGWMARERHPSSRGCRFTASTDYGKQSFLADYHRHQVRTKYSGITYDPSAPSPTPGQVSSITTNYRNGTAVEQSVTYKQSKTTEQDLRISVTESLKIGVTMEVSAEIPAVAKVSETTSIEASLSSTQEFAHKETQTWSVDLPLRIPPKSAVEASLVVGTQRYDIDWTATVSMSGMVAVGFNEKVDLNGGSELHWLWFVPIQDVFRDCRTHGIVDTTGYEITADAAVNAFATGTFSGGQGVSLNINTVQKPLDGRAARAVGTQSLTVPLTPDGRRSVVAGR, encoded by the coding sequence ATGCCCCAGATACCCGGTGTGTCCCGGCGGCGCCTCTTGGCTCTCGCACCCGCTGCCGGAGTCGCCGCCACGATTCCGATCACCCTCGCCGCCGCGACTCCCGCACAGGCCGCACCGCCCAAGAAGGGTGCCAGTCGCTCCCTTCAGGAGATCACCGACGCCTGGGGCGGATGGATGGCCCGTGAGCGCCATCCGTCGTCCCGGGGCTGCCGGTTCACCGCCTCCACGGACTACGGGAAGCAGAGTTTCCTCGCCGACTACCACCGCCATCAGGTCCGGACGAAGTACTCCGGCATCACCTACGACCCGAGTGCGCCCTCGCCGACCCCCGGCCAGGTCAGTTCGATCACCACCAACTACCGCAACGGCACGGCGGTTGAGCAGTCCGTCACGTACAAGCAGAGCAAGACCACGGAGCAGGATCTGCGGATCTCGGTGACCGAGTCGCTGAAGATCGGTGTGACGATGGAGGTGTCGGCGGAGATTCCGGCCGTCGCGAAGGTGAGCGAGACCACCTCCATCGAAGCGAGCCTTTCCTCGACCCAGGAGTTCGCGCACAAGGAAACGCAGACCTGGAGCGTCGACCTGCCGTTGCGGATCCCGCCGAAGTCCGCCGTCGAGGCGTCGTTGGTGGTGGGGACGCAGCGGTACGACATCGACTGGACGGCCACGGTGTCGATGTCCGGGATGGTGGCCGTGGGGTTCAACGAAAAGGTCGACCTCAACGGTGGCTCGGAGCTGCACTGGCTGTGGTTCGTCCCGATCCAGGACGTCTTCCGCGACTGCCGGACCCACGGCATCGTGGATACGACCGGTTACGAGATCACGGCGGACGCGGCGGTGAACGCGTTCGCGACCGGCACGTTCAGCGGAGGCCAGGGTGTCTCGCTGAACATCAACACGGTGCAGAAGCCGTTGGACGGCCGCGCCGCACGCGCCGTGGGCACCCAGTCGCTCACCGTGCCGCTGACGCCGGACGGCAGGCGTTCCGTCGTCGCGGGCCGCTGA
- a CDS encoding alpha/beta hydrolase, whose product MYSAQFTAETSSNGIIERDFTVGEVTGALWSPASPTSESGRAPLVLMGHGGGMHAKAPAMTGRAQRLVADGGFHVATIDAPGHGARPRTAHDEQEIAVMQKAMAAGEPVGPIVVRYNAHLAERAVPEWQATLDALQELPEIGAEGPVGYYGLTMGTAIGVPLTAVEPRITAAVFGLFWPDPLAETAKQITIPIEFALQWDDEYIPREDGLALFDAFASKEKTLHANAGTHMELPRFEADSAVRFFTRHLGRPAT is encoded by the coding sequence ATGTATTCCGCGCAGTTCACCGCTGAGACTTCGTCGAACGGCATCATCGAGCGCGACTTCACCGTCGGTGAGGTCACCGGCGCGCTCTGGTCACCCGCATCGCCCACATCGGAATCCGGTCGCGCACCTCTGGTGCTCATGGGGCACGGCGGCGGCATGCACGCGAAGGCACCGGCCATGACCGGCCGTGCACAGCGCCTGGTGGCTGACGGCGGCTTCCACGTAGCCACCATCGACGCCCCCGGCCACGGTGCCCGCCCGCGCACGGCGCACGACGAGCAAGAGATCGCCGTGATGCAGAAGGCGATGGCGGCAGGCGAGCCGGTCGGCCCGATCGTCGTTCGCTACAACGCCCACCTGGCAGAACGCGCCGTGCCGGAGTGGCAGGCGACCCTGGACGCCCTCCAGGAGCTGCCGGAGATCGGCGCCGAAGGGCCGGTCGGCTACTACGGGTTGACCATGGGCACCGCGATCGGCGTGCCGTTGACGGCGGTGGAACCCAGGATCACCGCCGCGGTCTTCGGCCTCTTCTGGCCCGATCCGCTGGCCGAGACGGCGAAGCAGATCACCATCCCGATCGAGTTCGCACTCCAGTGGGACGACGAGTACATCCCGCGCGAAGACGGTCTCGCCCTCTTCGACGCCTTCGCCTCGAAGGAGAAGACGCTGCACGCCAACGCGGGTACGCACATGGAGCTGCCCAGGTTCGAGGCCGACAGCGCGGTGCGGTTCTTCACCCGCCACCTCGGCCGACCCGCCACGTGA
- a CDS encoding carboxylesterase/lipase family protein, with product MATTRSLFVSFLALLCLAVAVPAGAGAGAPGDPAVVSTDAGRLRGVVTDRGRAFLGVPFAAPPVGERRWRPPQPVAAWTGIRDAAHFADACAQQARPVLGTTEVTNEDCLYLNVFTPPGGAGGKPVLVWFHGGSFVSGTAAHYDPSRLARTGDMVVVTANYRLGAFGFLAHRGLTAEAPDTGSGNYGLMDQQAVLRWTRANAAAFGGDPAQVTAAGQSSGGLSVCGHLVSPGSRGLFARAVIESAPCGVASRPLAEATSAGTAFATGAGCLGSTPAAVVTCLRRKPVAALLKAPTSGAAPWWPVSGTPVLPVPPAQAIEAGDYARVPVLIGNGLDEGTIGALIVESGGTHLDAVTYPVLLTTLFKLDGLRVASHYPASRFGNDYRLAFAAAFGDYLVACPTREAARQFATATPGRVFAYEFADRSAPDLYKLPADFPLGAYHGAEIPYLFTYLPAADVRLTPAQTRLSHTMTTLWSRFVATAAPDPATWPATAPTPYRPLTLAPDAITPRTDFDTGHQCAFWSTIARPTSQGPMA from the coding sequence ATGGCCACCACACGCAGCCTGTTCGTCTCCTTCCTCGCTCTTCTCTGCCTGGCCGTCGCGGTGCCGGCCGGGGCGGGCGCCGGGGCGCCGGGGGACCCTGCCGTCGTCAGCACGGACGCGGGACGCCTGCGCGGCGTGGTCACCGACCGCGGCCGTGCCTTCCTCGGAGTGCCGTTCGCCGCGCCGCCGGTGGGGGAGCGCAGATGGCGGCCGCCCCAGCCCGTCGCCGCGTGGACCGGCATCCGGGACGCCGCCCACTTCGCCGACGCGTGCGCCCAGCAGGCCCGGCCGGTACTCGGCACCACCGAGGTCACCAACGAGGACTGCCTCTACCTCAATGTCTTCACCCCACCGGGCGGCGCCGGCGGCAAACCCGTCCTGGTGTGGTTCCACGGCGGCTCGTTCGTCTCCGGGACCGCCGCCCACTACGACCCGTCCCGGCTGGCCCGCACCGGCGACATGGTGGTGGTCACGGCCAACTACCGGCTCGGCGCCTTCGGATTCCTGGCCCACCGGGGGCTGACGGCCGAGGCCCCGGACACCGGCTCCGGCAACTACGGCCTCATGGACCAGCAGGCCGTACTCCGTTGGACCCGGGCGAACGCGGCGGCCTTCGGGGGTGACCCCGCGCAGGTCACGGCGGCCGGGCAGTCGTCGGGCGGCCTGAGCGTCTGCGGTCACCTGGTGTCGCCCGGCTCGCGCGGGTTGTTCGCACGCGCCGTCATCGAGAGCGCGCCGTGCGGAGTGGCGTCCCGTCCACTGGCCGAGGCCACCTCGGCGGGTACGGCCTTCGCGACGGGCGCGGGCTGTCTTGGCAGCACCCCTGCCGCGGTCGTGACGTGCCTGCGGCGCAAGCCCGTCGCCGCGCTGCTGAAGGCGCCGACCAGCGGCGCGGCCCCCTGGTGGCCGGTGTCGGGCACGCCCGTCCTGCCCGTACCGCCCGCGCAGGCCATCGAGGCGGGGGACTACGCCAGGGTGCCGGTGCTGATCGGCAACGGGCTGGACGAGGGCACCATCGGCGCCCTCATCGTCGAGTCCGGCGGGACGCACCTCGACGCGGTCACCTACCCCGTCCTCCTCACCACCCTCTTCAAACTGGACGGGCTGCGCGTCGCGTCGCACTACCCGGCGTCGCGCTTCGGCAACGACTACCGGCTGGCCTTCGCGGCCGCGTTCGGCGACTATCTCGTCGCCTGCCCCACCCGCGAGGCGGCGCGGCAGTTCGCCACCGCGACACCGGGCCGCGTCTTCGCCTACGAGTTCGCCGACCGGTCCGCGCCCGACCTCTACAAACTGCCCGCCGATTTCCCGCTGGGCGCCTACCACGGCGCCGAGATCCCGTACTTGTTCACCTATCTTCCGGCGGCCGACGTCCGGCTGACCCCGGCCCAGACACGGCTGTCGCACACCATGACCACCCTCTGGTCCCGCTTCGTCGCCACAGCGGCCCCCGACCCCGCGACCTGGCCCGCCACCGCCCCGACCCCCTACCGGCCGCTCACCCTGGCCCCGGACGCGATCACACCCCGGACCGACTTCGACACGGGCCACCAGTGCGCCTTCTGGTCCACCATCGCGCGCCCCACCTCCCAGGGGCCGATGGCCTAG
- a CDS encoding histidine kinase has protein sequence MDETAYVRGGRSAPTFAAYGLTLASAVIWAVLALAHLDDARLTPYIIPRGVPVVAATGVVLLGAFMTAHCPRSVLGPLLVATGTASVLSDAGLIAVVVTDAPHGVDVTMAVVSRLSYALAAFTFYALPLYLPSGELPRHRLWRPYLVLVAAWSLVPAYTDPVPYTVPDPFDRGASQRLRTALLDHVPVVPLTTVLLLTGLTAMAVRWWRTPDRRQIIPVLPYVLWLVFLYVNRIAPPTGALWSYAYAVAFLWPFCAIYGISRDRSGQLDRATRKILASLLLTAALIAVYTVVSLLVLRALPGGLSTQALVSGAVGLAAGALLYPCARLAVRVVDRIYYGDRAHPYQVVRALSRRLSQAAAPAQAPRLLCDTVVSTLNLPGAKVVVDTRGGPRTLAAAGEPVPDSYGFPLAYEGNVIGHLHVTPRAGQRALDRQDQEVLRSLADQASPALASVRLYEDLRAARERMVVTREEARRTLRHDLHDSLGPALSGARLQIDTARFAVPDGSAAARPLETASEGIGQAIAELRQISAGLAPAALDRNGLDGALRQLADRFGQRLPVDMCFTPDPLPGLPAAVEVAVYLIGGEALNNVVRHSGAAAAVLSVRVVPDEVTIEVSDDGHGLAQHRSGDGVGIRSMRERATELGGQFTLARGADRGMVVRASFPPVAGPFPG, from the coding sequence GTGGACGAGACGGCATACGTGCGGGGCGGGCGGTCGGCGCCGACCTTCGCGGCGTACGGGCTGACCCTCGCCTCCGCCGTGATCTGGGCCGTCCTCGCCCTCGCCCACCTGGACGACGCGCGGCTGACCCCGTACATCATTCCCCGCGGAGTCCCCGTCGTGGCCGCCACCGGAGTCGTCCTGCTCGGCGCCTTCATGACGGCCCATTGCCCCCGCAGCGTCCTGGGCCCGCTCCTGGTCGCGACCGGCACGGCCAGTGTCCTCTCGGACGCGGGCCTGATCGCCGTCGTCGTCACCGACGCCCCCCACGGCGTCGACGTCACCATGGCCGTGGTCTCCCGGCTCTCCTACGCACTGGCCGCCTTCACCTTCTACGCGCTGCCGCTGTATCTGCCGAGCGGCGAACTGCCCCGTCACCGGCTCTGGCGGCCCTACCTCGTCCTCGTCGCCGCGTGGAGCCTGGTACCCGCCTACACCGACCCCGTCCCCTACACCGTGCCCGACCCGTTCGACCGGGGTGCGTCGCAACGGCTGCGGACAGCCCTGCTCGACCACGTCCCCGTCGTCCCCCTTACCACCGTCCTCCTGCTGACCGGTCTCACCGCCATGGCCGTGCGCTGGTGGCGCACCCCCGACCGGCGGCAGATCATCCCCGTCCTGCCGTACGTGCTGTGGCTGGTGTTCCTCTACGTCAACCGCATCGCCCCGCCGACAGGCGCCCTGTGGTCGTACGCGTACGCCGTGGCGTTCCTGTGGCCGTTCTGCGCGATCTACGGCATCAGCCGCGACCGCTCGGGCCAACTCGACCGGGCCACCCGCAAGATACTGGCCTCCCTCCTGCTCACCGCCGCCCTGATCGCCGTGTACACCGTCGTCTCGCTGCTGGTCCTGCGCGCCCTGCCCGGCGGTCTGAGCACGCAGGCCCTCGTGTCGGGCGCCGTGGGCCTGGCCGCCGGGGCCCTGCTCTATCCCTGCGCCCGTCTGGCCGTACGTGTGGTGGACCGCATCTACTACGGCGACCGCGCCCACCCCTACCAAGTCGTCCGCGCCCTCTCACGGCGGCTCAGCCAGGCCGCCGCACCCGCACAGGCCCCACGCCTGCTGTGCGACACCGTCGTGAGCACCCTGAACCTGCCCGGAGCCAAGGTGGTGGTGGACACGCGCGGCGGCCCGCGCACCCTGGCCGCCGCCGGGGAGCCGGTGCCCGACTCCTACGGATTCCCCCTCGCGTACGAAGGCAACGTCATCGGCCATCTGCACGTGACCCCGAGGGCGGGCCAGCGGGCGCTCGACCGCCAGGACCAGGAGGTCCTGCGGTCCCTCGCCGACCAGGCGTCACCCGCGCTCGCCTCCGTACGCCTCTACGAGGATCTTCGGGCGGCCCGTGAACGCATGGTGGTGACGCGGGAGGAGGCCCGCCGCACCCTGCGGCACGACCTGCACGACAGTCTGGGCCCCGCCCTGTCGGGGGCCCGGCTGCAGATCGACACCGCACGCTTCGCCGTACCGGACGGCTCCGCGGCCGCCCGGCCGTTGGAGACCGCCTCCGAGGGCATCGGGCAGGCCATCGCCGAGCTCCGCCAGATCTCCGCCGGGTTGGCACCGGCCGCCCTGGACCGCAACGGCCTCGACGGTGCGTTGCGGCAGTTGGCGGACCGGTTCGGGCAGCGGCTCCCGGTGGACATGTGCTTCACCCCCGACCCGCTGCCGGGACTGCCGGCCGCCGTGGAGGTGGCTGTCTACCTCATCGGGGGCGAGGCGCTGAACAACGTCGTACGGCACTCGGGGGCGGCCGCGGCCGTGCTGAGCGTGCGGGTGGTGCCGGACGAGGTGACGATCGAGGTCAGCGACGACGGGCACGGACTCGCCCAACACCGTTCGGGCGACGGGGTGGGAATCCGGTCCATGCGGGAGCGGGCCACCGAGTTGGGCGGGCAGTTCACCCTTGCCCGGGGCGCGGATCGCGGAATGGTCGTGAGGGCGTCGTTTCCGCCGGTGGCGGGCCCGTTCCCGGGATGA
- a CDS encoding response regulator, giving the protein MRQEDEDAAVPRVLIVDDHPLFRSGLKAALESTGGTDVVAEAATAAEALEAVARQMPDVVVMDLSLPDASGIDVTRQLTGLHPGLPVLMLTMSDDDGSLLAALQAGARGYLVKGAGAGEVLHAVRTVAAGGAVFGPQTAERLTALLREGRRHDAEQLFPALTAREAEVLELIARGLDNHRIARQLVLSEKTVRNHITHIFDKLQVTTRAEAVARARDAGLGDED; this is encoded by the coding sequence GTGAGACAAGAAGACGAGGACGCCGCCGTGCCCCGAGTCCTGATCGTCGACGACCATCCGCTGTTCCGCAGCGGTCTGAAGGCCGCGCTGGAGAGCACCGGAGGTACCGACGTCGTCGCCGAGGCCGCCACCGCCGCCGAGGCGCTGGAGGCCGTGGCGCGGCAGATGCCGGACGTCGTCGTCATGGACCTGTCCCTGCCCGACGCCTCCGGCATCGACGTCACCCGGCAGCTCACCGGGCTCCATCCCGGGCTGCCGGTGCTGATGCTGACCATGTCCGACGACGACGGCAGCCTGCTGGCCGCCCTCCAGGCCGGTGCCCGCGGCTATCTGGTCAAGGGCGCGGGCGCCGGCGAGGTCCTGCACGCGGTACGCACGGTGGCCGCCGGCGGCGCGGTGTTCGGCCCGCAGACCGCGGAGCGCCTCACCGCGCTGCTGCGCGAGGGCCGCCGCCATGACGCAGAGCAACTGTTCCCGGCGCTCACGGCACGCGAGGCGGAGGTGCTGGAGCTCATCGCCCGCGGCCTGGACAACCACCGCATCGCCCGGCAACTGGTGCTGTCCGAGAAGACGGTCCGCAACCACATCACGCACATCTTCGACAAGCTCCAGGTCACCACCCGCGCCGAGGCCGTGGCCAGGGCGCGGGACGCGGGCCTGGGGGACGAGGACTGA
- a CDS encoding VOC family protein: MSLHRLSSVTIGVPDPTATAPYYTELGLRAQDDGWFSTRDGGRQLRIVSAPTRRLVEMRVGVDDTDDLDAAAARLRRMGIAAVRGAGPSLTAADPVTGARAVLQVEPRPAPPPTPPTPYNGPGRTERTAGRAPGVMRPDRVRPSKLGHAVLGTPDPRATAAFFGDGLGFKVSDSLGDAGSFLRCTTDHHNILVLKAPVPFLHHTSWQVDDVDDIGRGAMAMLEDHPERHIWGFGRHFIGSNFFWYLKDPAGNFTEYYSDMDCIVDDQLWDPEVFDVNESFFSWGQPPPPSWIAPEDMAALMTGTHTA; the protein is encoded by the coding sequence ATGTCACTGCACCGCCTGTCCTCCGTCACCATCGGGGTCCCCGACCCCACGGCGACAGCCCCGTACTACACCGAACTCGGCCTGCGGGCGCAGGACGACGGCTGGTTCTCCACCCGCGACGGCGGTCGCCAGCTGCGCATCGTGTCGGCGCCCACCCGTCGCCTCGTCGAGATGCGCGTCGGCGTCGACGACACCGACGACCTCGACGCGGCCGCCGCCCGGCTGCGCCGCATGGGCATCGCCGCCGTACGGGGCGCCGGGCCGAGCCTGACCGCGGCCGACCCCGTCACCGGCGCCCGGGCCGTGCTCCAGGTCGAACCGCGCCCCGCCCCGCCCCCGACGCCCCCCACCCCGTACAACGGGCCCGGACGCACCGAGCGCACCGCGGGCCGGGCCCCGGGCGTCATGCGCCCCGACCGCGTGCGGCCCAGCAAGCTGGGGCACGCCGTCCTGGGCACCCCCGACCCCCGGGCGACCGCCGCGTTCTTCGGCGACGGCCTCGGCTTCAAGGTCAGCGACTCGCTGGGCGATGCGGGATCCTTCCTGCGCTGCACCACCGACCACCACAACATCCTCGTCCTGAAGGCCCCCGTGCCCTTCCTGCACCACACGTCCTGGCAGGTCGACGACGTCGACGACATCGGGCGCGGCGCCATGGCCATGCTGGAGGACCATCCCGAACGCCACATCTGGGGCTTCGGCCGCCACTTCATCGGCTCCAACTTCTTCTGGTACCTCAAGGACCCGGCGGGCAACTTCACGGAGTACTACTCCGACATGGACTGCATCGTCGACGACCAGCTGTGGGACCCGGAGGTCTTCGACGTCAACGAGAGCTTCTTCAGCTGGGGCCAGCCGCCCCCGCCCTCGTGGATCGCACCGGAGGACATGGCCGCGCTGATGACCGGCACCCACACGGCCTGA